CGGCGCGCTGGCGCCCTCCCCGCTCACTTTAACTCGATGCGAAAAATCCAAACCGTGGCCACGTTAACAGACGTTGACCTAGCCCCACTCCCCATAAACCACAACCCGACTTTGTTCTGTTTACGCTGAACCAGTACAGACGACCCGCGACGAGGGGTAATAACTGTGCCAAGTCTTCATCGAGATGCGTGGCTTGCGCAACCAAGATGACTATATCGTGCGCGTCGATTTCAGCTAACGCTAATTCCGTGGTTCGGGAATCGGAATCGCGCAAGATACCCGGAGTATCGACTAATGTGAAATCATGCACACGGTAAACTTCGCATGCAATCGTAGACCCGCGGTAATTCTCGCTACGGGAAGATTTTTGCGCTAGAGCAGTCGCTAAGCGGGTTTTACCCACGCTTTCTTGTCCAATGAGCACGATGGAACGGTGGACATTTAACAAAGATTCCATAAATGTATGAGCGATGGATTTACTTGGAAATTCTTAACAAAGGCAGTCTTGCCCGCAACAGGACAAATCATCTAAATACATTCCCCATTTGCGATAGTTTTCCAGAGGTTGCGTATCGTGTCCCAATCGATGCGCGATGGCGCTTGCAACAACTGCAAAACGTTGGCGATACTTATAAATAAAACAAAAGATGTGGTTATCATGCCGCACACCGGGCCCCACTAAAAACAGATTTGAAGACAGTGTGGATTCGTCATCTTTGGTCAATTCGGGATAGCGATCTTGACGCCACGCAAAATGTTCCGATACAAGTTTTGCACTGCACTCAAAACCCGTAGCCAATAGCGGGGCGTGCTTCGCGCGATATTTGTATCCTTGGCTATCGGTCAGCATGAAACTTTTGTCATGTCGGACAACGTTACAAATATCCACTCCAGAGATCCATTCCCATGATTTTTGTCTATTGAGGGCTGATAATCGATCCAACGTATAGGGAGATAAGCTTTGACTGGGGTCACTGGAGCTTACATCCGGTCGCGCCTGCCGTTCAAACAAACGAACCTTTTTCCCTGTGGTTAATAAATTGATCACGGCGTCCATGCCACTTTCATATCCGCCAATAATTACGGCGTCTTCCACCGGATAGCTGGACCATGCGGTAACCCGGCTGGTGTGCAAACAATGCTCCGACCCCGGAAAGGGAGTTTCGCGGGGATATT
Above is a window of Pirellulales bacterium DNA encoding:
- a CDS encoding NAD(P)/FAD-dependent oxidoreductase, producing MFPNKKHIHDVIIVGAGAAGIGLGVILRELRIANFLILERYQVGGSFLRWPREMRLITPSFPSNSIGMLDLNSIAIGTSPGYSLGTEHSTGKEYAAYLQAVASHFQQPVKLGVEVRGIEKSDKPGVWIIKTNSGAFATRHLVWAAGEFQYPRETPFPGSEHCLHTSRVTAWSSYPVEDAVIIGGYESGMDAVINLLTTGKKVRLFERQARPDVSSSDPSQSLSPYTLDRLSALNRQKSWEWISGVDICNVVRHDKSFMLTDSQGYKYRAKHAPLLATGFECSAKLVSEHFAWRQDRYPELTKDDESTLSSNLFLVGPGVRHDNHIFCFIYKYRQRFAVVASAIAHRLGHDTQPLENYRKWGMYLDDLSCCGQDCLC